One genomic window of Corallococcus silvisoli includes the following:
- a CDS encoding putative baseplate assembly protein — MSTPANGSGDCEACEDRGAAEPTPLYNRPGQPALAYRIGTHSGFFQRMLARLPGEFLPDGDFAGTRPLAELSTRGTEDLSIALLDAWATASDVLTFYQERIANEGFLRTATERRSVLELARQIGYELKPGVAASTYLVFTVETAPGAPTQVHVPEGVQVLSIPGQDARPQTFETTQPLEARAAWNVLKVPRTMPQPLMRGEHTLYLQGLQMGIQPGDALLLVGEERENAPGSEQWDLRWVKTVTRVTDPAEPALSHTRVTWDAGLGSETPRVDPADHPRAFVLRLRGNLFGYNAPSFKAMPDATKALYNPNYRPHDARFTQWPDFEIQTAVQGIIDLDREYPSILKGSWVALWKSKYVELYRVTDIQPWAREDFTLNAKVTRLTFDTNEHLSYFPLRSTVVLAQSEELPVGEMPRTDPVEGDDIELDRAVEGLERGRVLIVEGRAALEQASGPGAWIREVVELDRAETLVGGHTRLVLKKALTTPLERATVSIYANVVPSTHGETVREVLGGGDGSRVNQRFVLRKPPLTHVPAPTDTGGESTLEVRVNGVRWEQVPTLFGQDPRAEVFMVRIQDDGSVVVTFGDGVSGARLPTGQENVTAVYRSGIGPEGEVDRGQLALLKVRPLGIREVTNPVAATGAAAPESRDEARDNAPASVLTLRRVVSLQDYEDFASTFAGIGKAQAADLTNGERILVHVTVAGMDGEPVAADSQLFLSLVEALREHHDPVRQFEVSSYERLFFAMEARLRLDARYLPEEVLGRAEAALRDAFSLQRRQFAQAVSGAEVIRVLQDVEGVVMVDLERLHPTTPAIPAQKLMPVLRARGARWEGDVLRPAQLLLLDPALQGERKGVTLVLDTEVSP; from the coding sequence GTGAGCACGCCAGCAAACGGCTCGGGGGATTGCGAGGCCTGCGAGGACCGCGGCGCCGCGGAGCCGACGCCGCTCTACAACCGGCCGGGGCAACCCGCGCTCGCGTATCGCATTGGCACGCACAGCGGCTTCTTCCAGCGCATGCTGGCGCGGCTGCCCGGGGAGTTCCTGCCGGATGGGGACTTCGCGGGCACCCGGCCCCTGGCGGAGCTGTCCACGCGCGGCACGGAGGACCTGTCCATCGCGCTGCTGGACGCGTGGGCGACGGCCTCCGACGTGCTGACCTTCTACCAGGAGCGCATCGCCAACGAGGGCTTCCTGCGCACCGCCACGGAGCGGCGCTCGGTGCTGGAGCTGGCGCGGCAGATTGGCTACGAGCTGAAGCCCGGCGTCGCCGCCAGCACGTATCTGGTCTTCACCGTGGAGACGGCGCCCGGCGCCCCCACCCAGGTGCACGTGCCCGAAGGCGTGCAGGTGCTCAGCATCCCCGGCCAGGACGCGCGGCCCCAGACCTTCGAGACGACGCAGCCGCTGGAGGCCCGGGCCGCGTGGAACGTCCTCAAGGTGCCCCGGACGATGCCCCAGCCGCTCATGCGGGGTGAGCACACGCTCTACCTCCAGGGCCTCCAGATGGGCATCCAGCCTGGAGACGCGCTCTTGCTGGTGGGCGAGGAGCGGGAGAACGCGCCCGGCAGCGAGCAGTGGGACTTGCGCTGGGTGAAGACCGTCACCCGCGTGACGGATCCGGCGGAGCCCGCGCTGAGCCACACCCGGGTGACGTGGGACGCCGGGCTCGGCAGCGAGACGCCCCGCGTGGATCCCGCGGACCACCCCCGCGCCTTCGTGCTGCGGCTGCGCGGCAACCTCTTCGGCTACAACGCGCCCTCCTTCAAGGCGATGCCGGACGCCACCAAGGCCCTCTACAACCCGAACTACCGGCCCCACGACGCGCGCTTCACGCAGTGGCCCGACTTCGAGATTCAAACGGCGGTCCAGGGCATCATCGATCTGGACCGCGAGTACCCCAGCATCCTGAAGGGCAGCTGGGTGGCGCTCTGGAAGTCCAAGTACGTGGAGCTGTATCGCGTCACCGACATCCAGCCCTGGGCGCGCGAGGACTTCACGCTCAACGCCAAGGTGACGCGCCTCACCTTCGACACGAACGAGCACCTGTCCTACTTCCCGCTGCGCAGCACGGTGGTCCTGGCCCAGAGCGAGGAGCTGCCCGTGGGGGAGATGCCCCGGACCGACCCCGTGGAGGGCGACGACATCGAGCTGGACCGCGCGGTGGAGGGGCTCGAGCGCGGGCGCGTGCTCATCGTCGAAGGGCGCGCGGCGCTGGAGCAAGCGTCGGGGCCAGGGGCGTGGATCCGCGAGGTGGTGGAGCTGGACCGGGCCGAGACGCTGGTCGGTGGACACACGCGGCTGGTGCTGAAGAAGGCCCTGACCACGCCGCTGGAGCGCGCCACCGTCAGCATCTACGCCAACGTGGTCCCCTCCACGCATGGAGAGACGGTGCGGGAGGTGCTGGGCGGCGGTGACGGCTCGCGCGTGAACCAGCGCTTCGTGCTGCGCAAGCCGCCGCTCACCCACGTGCCGGCCCCCACGGACACGGGCGGGGAGAGCACGCTGGAGGTCCGGGTGAATGGCGTGCGCTGGGAGCAGGTGCCCACGCTGTTCGGACAGGACCCGCGCGCCGAGGTGTTCATGGTGCGCATCCAGGACGACGGCTCCGTGGTGGTGACGTTCGGCGACGGGGTGTCCGGCGCGCGACTGCCCACGGGGCAGGAGAACGTGACGGCGGTGTACCGCTCCGGCATCGGGCCCGAGGGCGAGGTGGACCGGGGACAGCTCGCGCTGCTGAAGGTGCGGCCCCTGGGCATCCGGGAGGTCACCAATCCCGTCGCGGCCACCGGCGCGGCGGCGCCCGAGTCCCGGGACGAGGCGCGCGACAACGCCCCCGCGTCCGTGCTGACGCTGCGCCGGGTGGTGTCGTTGCAGGACTACGAGGACTTCGCCTCCACGTTCGCCGGCATCGGCAAGGCCCAGGCGGCGGACCTGACCAACGGCGAGCGCATCCTCGTCCACGTCACCGTGGCGGGGATGGACGGGGAGCCGGTGGCCGCGGACTCCCAGCTCTTCCTGAGCCTGGTGGAGGCGCTGCGGGAGCACCACGATCCGGTGCGCCAGTTCGAGGTCTCCTCATACGAGCGGCTCTTCTTCGCGATGGAGGCGCGGCTGCGCCTGGACGCGCGCTACCTGCCGGAGGAGGTGCTGGGCCGCGCGGAGGCCGCGCTCCGAGACGCCTTCTCCCTTCAGCGGCGCCAGTTCGCCCAGGCGGTGAGCGGCGCGGAGGTCATTCGCGTGCTCCAGGACGTGGAGGGCGTGGTGATGGTGGACCTGGAGCGGCTGCACCCGACGACGCCCGCCATCCCGGCGCAGAAGCTGATGCCGGTGCTGCGCGCGCGCGGGGCGCGATGGGAAGGCGACGTGCTCAGGCCCGCCCAGCTGCTGCTGCTCGACCCGGCGCTCCAGGGTGAGCGCAAGGGCGTGACGCTGGTGCTCGACACGGAGGTGAGCCCGTGA
- a CDS encoding GPW/gp25 family protein: MHIAFPYRLDGRGRTADADLDTHVRHLIEQVLFTAPGERINRPTFGTGLGQLVFAPNSAELATATQFLVQGALQQWLGDLLQVEAVETLSEEARLQVTVRYVVRRTQQRQVAQFTREL, translated from the coding sequence ATGCACATCGCCTTCCCCTATCGGCTGGATGGACGCGGTCGCACCGCGGACGCGGACCTGGACACGCACGTGCGGCACCTCATCGAGCAGGTGCTCTTCACGGCTCCGGGCGAGCGCATCAACCGCCCCACCTTCGGCACCGGGCTGGGCCAGCTGGTGTTCGCCCCCAACAGCGCGGAGCTGGCCACCGCGACCCAGTTCCTGGTGCAGGGCGCGCTCCAGCAGTGGCTGGGCGACCTCCTCCAGGTGGAGGCCGTGGAGACGCTCAGCGAGGAGGCCCGCCTCCAGGTGACGGTGCGCTACGTCGTGCGCCGCACCCAGCAGCGGCAGGTGGCCCAGTTCACGAGGGAGCTCTGA
- a CDS encoding DUF6519 domain-containing protein, producing the protein MKGDFSRNTFRPAKHYSGVRMQQGRVQLDADWNEHVDIQRYLDQTTRRDVIGVSGTPQEPGTPADQTGFALFLSAGQPALRKGRYYVDGVLCENDQEPSLGAQPDLPGVPLPTANGRYLAFLDVWQRHVTALEDAELREVALGGPDTATRTRTVWQVRLYPLTGANASGPVEAVPCQTFGTPQWTPEELKSTGTLAARGEPEQASDNPCIIGAEAGYRRLENQLYRVEIHRGNPSGGKATFKWSRDNGILVTQVKSVDAADRLLVVAEPGKDGYRRFQPNQWLELTNEERVLRGEPGELVRVEAVTGNRITVDATTWPAALPAGALTVRAWDMVGGAGALEVSPAPDPSQPESGWTPLESGVQVRFTAGRYRTGDYWLIPARTVTRGVLWPKSGGLPVAEPPQGIRHHYCALGVLERGGSGWTVHDCRKLFPPLTEHKTLVYLGGDGQEVMPTQPPIAPARLARPLRAGVFNGRTPVVGARVRFNVVVPEGSGTLTDVSTPANTGASIVVLTGADGVAQVYWAPQIDGWQTVDHPLHSQTVEARLLDSGNEVVHAPLRYFASLSVASKVAYAPDTAQEILNGTHTVQEALDTLSRQLVLTYEGGDGQEAMPGEALPRPLRVGVARHQRRAANQVVRFQVRGTSNGASSGVRVTGSAQPWAQSITATTNDEGIAEVDWLPNANDATQQVEARLMVGGGANPTPVHLPLVFTASLSRADRVAYQAGGCQTLSQATTVQQALDTLCRQRTFLYLGGDGQEGTPGEELESPLVVGVMTGENPVVNALVHFQIVKPAEGARLRPLKDTSPGDTSLLVRTDEQGTASVIWRLSAQTAQKVLVTLVDDSQQPTRLPPIQFNARPGASGAAEPAVHVVQVTLPSESQYLLENDGLVNADLFQLLKQGVRITCSEELAPYRSPTGAPLPLPRPVVTLSLELLYPMTTSDYSYWQQIMGKAPGILGHQTLSVAGEARISGKNIQWVPSASAFEWMDRLRWMNVDNMSNPRMLAKLRIQGGFIHSLDGTRLLDGEATSRSLAERFAIGYPNRGDGRQGGDFELWFWIQCFVIGLAPRVSGPGGVVEVARAEGPAVLTETARRDFTSGLGQPWGLARDLKRQELLVADTGTSSVLRFSLKEKDALTPLGSHGAGVVQPTALVLDAAQDTLYVANGGEDSVAVFRRDKLGGFEQERVISGKKTGLSGPLGLALDPERKLLFVAGSGKAQVTGLTVATRAGSRTTFLTVFDANAKGDVAPRVKWTGDQLGLNRAAGLALDVSRQELFVADHGSDTVAVYSVEALLAGKEEVTPVRVLQGRATGLAQPIDVSLDASGQQLWVANAKSGTVTVYPRDAQGNTAPTRALETPGPQGQGLRAVLP; encoded by the coding sequence ATGAAGGGCGATTTCAGCCGGAACACGTTCCGGCCCGCGAAGCACTACTCCGGCGTGCGGATGCAACAGGGGCGCGTGCAGCTCGACGCGGACTGGAACGAGCACGTCGACATCCAGCGGTACCTGGACCAGACCACCCGCCGGGACGTCATCGGCGTCAGCGGCACGCCCCAGGAGCCGGGCACCCCCGCGGACCAGACGGGCTTCGCCCTCTTCCTGTCCGCAGGGCAGCCGGCGCTGCGCAAGGGCCGCTACTACGTGGACGGCGTGCTCTGCGAGAACGACCAGGAGCCGTCGCTGGGCGCCCAGCCGGACCTGCCCGGCGTGCCGCTGCCCACGGCGAACGGGCGCTACCTGGCCTTCCTGGACGTGTGGCAGCGCCATGTCACCGCGCTGGAGGACGCGGAGCTTCGCGAGGTGGCGCTCGGCGGCCCGGACACCGCGACCCGCACGCGCACGGTGTGGCAGGTGCGGCTGTATCCGCTGACGGGCGCGAATGCCTCCGGGCCCGTGGAGGCGGTGCCGTGTCAGACGTTCGGCACGCCCCAGTGGACGCCGGAGGAGCTGAAGAGCACCGGCACCCTGGCCGCGCGGGGCGAACCCGAGCAGGCCAGTGACAACCCCTGCATCATCGGTGCGGAGGCGGGCTACCGCCGGCTGGAGAACCAGCTCTACCGGGTGGAGATCCACCGCGGAAACCCGAGCGGCGGAAAGGCCACCTTCAAGTGGTCCCGCGACAACGGCATCCTCGTCACGCAGGTGAAGTCGGTGGACGCCGCGGACCGGCTGCTCGTGGTGGCCGAGCCGGGCAAGGATGGCTACCGGAGGTTCCAACCGAACCAGTGGCTGGAGCTGACGAACGAAGAGCGCGTGCTGCGCGGCGAGCCCGGGGAGCTGGTCCGCGTGGAGGCCGTCACGGGCAATCGCATCACCGTGGACGCGACCACGTGGCCAGCCGCGCTGCCCGCGGGCGCGCTCACCGTGCGAGCCTGGGACATGGTGGGAGGCGCGGGCGCGCTGGAGGTCAGCCCCGCGCCGGATCCCTCGCAGCCGGAGAGCGGCTGGACTCCCCTGGAGAGCGGCGTGCAGGTGCGCTTCACGGCGGGCCGCTACCGCACGGGAGATTACTGGCTCATCCCAGCGCGCACGGTGACGCGAGGGGTGCTCTGGCCCAAGAGCGGGGGGCTGCCGGTGGCCGAGCCTCCGCAGGGCATCCGCCATCACTACTGCGCGCTGGGGGTGCTGGAGCGCGGCGGCAGCGGTTGGACGGTGCACGACTGCCGCAAGCTGTTCCCGCCGCTCACCGAGCACAAGACGCTGGTGTACCTGGGGGGCGACGGCCAGGAGGTGATGCCCACCCAGCCCCCCATCGCTCCCGCGAGGCTCGCCCGGCCCCTGCGCGCGGGCGTGTTCAACGGGCGCACGCCCGTGGTGGGCGCGCGCGTCCGGTTCAACGTGGTGGTCCCCGAAGGCAGCGGAACGCTGACGGATGTGAGCACGCCGGCCAACACGGGCGCCTCCATCGTCGTCCTGACCGGGGCGGATGGCGTGGCGCAGGTGTACTGGGCGCCGCAGATCGACGGCTGGCAGACGGTGGACCATCCCCTGCACAGCCAGACGGTGGAGGCGCGGCTGCTGGACTCCGGGAACGAGGTGGTCCACGCGCCGCTGCGCTACTTCGCCAGTCTCAGCGTGGCCTCGAAGGTGGCGTACGCGCCGGACACGGCGCAGGAGATCCTCAACGGGACGCACACCGTCCAGGAGGCGCTGGATACGCTGAGCCGACAGCTCGTGCTCACGTACGAGGGCGGAGACGGCCAGGAGGCGATGCCGGGCGAGGCCCTTCCGCGTCCGCTGCGGGTGGGCGTGGCGCGGCATCAGCGGCGCGCGGCGAATCAGGTCGTCCGCTTCCAGGTGCGGGGGACGTCCAACGGGGCCTCCAGCGGGGTGCGCGTCACGGGCTCGGCCCAGCCCTGGGCGCAGAGCATCACCGCGACGACCAATGACGAGGGCATCGCGGAGGTGGACTGGCTGCCGAACGCCAACGACGCCACCCAGCAGGTGGAAGCGCGACTGATGGTAGGAGGCGGAGCCAACCCCACGCCGGTCCATCTCCCCTTGGTCTTCACCGCGAGCCTGAGCCGGGCGGACCGGGTGGCCTATCAGGCGGGTGGATGCCAGACGCTCTCCCAAGCGACGACGGTCCAGCAGGCGTTGGACACGCTGTGCCGCCAGCGCACGTTCCTGTACCTGGGCGGAGATGGACAGGAGGGCACTCCGGGGGAGGAGCTGGAGTCGCCGTTGGTGGTGGGGGTGATGACGGGGGAGAACCCCGTCGTCAACGCGCTGGTCCACTTCCAGATCGTGAAGCCGGCGGAGGGCGCCCGGCTCCGGCCGCTCAAGGACACCAGTCCAGGCGACACGTCGCTGCTCGTGCGCACCGATGAGCAGGGCACGGCCTCCGTCATCTGGCGACTGTCGGCCCAGACCGCGCAGAAGGTGCTCGTCACGCTGGTGGATGATTCGCAGCAGCCGACGCGGCTGCCCCCCATCCAGTTCAATGCCCGGCCCGGAGCGTCGGGGGCGGCGGAACCCGCGGTCCACGTCGTCCAGGTGACGCTGCCCAGCGAATCCCAGTACCTCCTCGAGAACGACGGGCTGGTGAACGCCGACCTCTTCCAACTGCTGAAGCAGGGGGTTCGCATCACGTGCAGCGAGGAGCTGGCGCCCTACCGGAGCCCCACCGGCGCGCCCCTGCCTCTCCCGCGCCCTGTCGTGACGCTGTCGCTGGAGCTCCTCTATCCGATGACGACGTCGGACTACTCCTACTGGCAACAGATCATGGGCAAGGCACCGGGCATCCTGGGCCACCAGACGCTCTCGGTGGCGGGGGAGGCGCGCATCTCCGGGAAGAACATCCAGTGGGTCCCCAGCGCGTCCGCCTTCGAATGGATGGACCGGTTGCGATGGATGAACGTCGACAACATGTCGAACCCTCGGATGCTCGCGAAGCTGCGCATCCAGGGCGGGTTCATCCACTCGCTGGATGGAACCCGACTCCTGGATGGCGAGGCCACGTCCCGTTCGCTCGCCGAGCGTTTCGCCATCGGCTATCCCAACCGGGGTGATGGCAGGCAGGGCGGCGACTTCGAGCTGTGGTTCTGGATTCAGTGCTTCGTCATCGGGCTCGCGCCGCGGGTGAGCGGGCCGGGGGGCGTGGTGGAGGTGGCGCGGGCGGAGGGCCCCGCCGTGCTCACGGAGACCGCGCGGCGCGACTTCACGTCGGGGTTGGGGCAGCCCTGGGGATTGGCGCGAGACCTGAAGCGTCAGGAGCTGCTGGTCGCGGACACGGGGACAAGCTCCGTGCTGCGCTTCAGCTTGAAGGAGAAGGATGCGTTGACCCCGCTGGGGAGCCACGGCGCGGGCGTCGTACAGCCCACGGCGCTGGTGCTGGACGCGGCGCAGGACACGCTCTACGTCGCCAATGGCGGCGAGGACTCCGTGGCGGTCTTCCGTCGCGACAAGCTGGGAGGCTTCGAGCAGGAGCGAGTGATCTCCGGCAAGAAGACAGGGCTGTCCGGCCCGCTGGGATTGGCGCTGGATCCGGAGCGCAAGCTGCTCTTCGTGGCGGGCTCCGGAAAGGCGCAGGTGACGGGACTGACGGTGGCCACCAGGGCGGGCAGCCGGACCACCTTCCTCACGGTGTTCGACGCCAACGCGAAGGGGGACGTGGCACCGCGCGTGAAGTGGACAGGAGACCAGCTCGGGCTCAACCGGGCCGCGGGGCTGGCCCTGGATGTGTCCCGGCAGGAGCTCTTCGTCGCGGACCACGGCTCCGACACGGTGGCGGTGTACTCCGTGGAAGCGCTCCTCGCGGGCAAGGAGGAGGTGACGCCGGTCCGAGTCCTCCAGGGCCGCGCCACCGGACTCGCACAGCCCATCGACGTCTCGCTGGATGCATCGGGACAGCAGCTGTGGGTGGCGAACGCGAAGTCCGGAACCGTCACCGTGTACCCCCGCGACGCCCAGGGGAACACGGCGCCCACGCGCGCGCTGGAGACACCCGGGCCACAGGGTCAGGGTCTGCGGGCCGTGCTGCCGTAG
- a CDS encoding tetratricopeptide repeat protein produces the protein MKRKEGVRHPEEGSIEPLAIAAMEQAWELEEDAEASREALFHAYLMAARAGRVEAMTNAGLHLMYGDGTRKDVREALGWMRKAARLGDDVAAFNLGLFYGKGQDVRQDRRLAERWYRRAMDLGFPPAKGNLATLLYFGRNKEKWKEAVVLCRALARNGDMAALCTVADAYERGRGVRKNLGKAIQLYKKAAAGGDAEAQSILGWMCINGVGGARDVLGAIRWYQEAAKQGHVSGFFSLGHIYAEGDGVPKSKARAVRYYRMAAAAGHPRAANCLKALGVEM, from the coding sequence GTGAAACGGAAAGAAGGAGTGCGTCACCCCGAAGAGGGTTCCATTGAACCGCTCGCGATCGCGGCCATGGAACAGGCCTGGGAGCTTGAGGAAGATGCCGAAGCTTCTCGCGAAGCCCTGTTCCATGCGTATTTGATGGCGGCACGGGCAGGGAGAGTGGAGGCGATGACGAATGCCGGACTTCATCTCATGTATGGAGATGGAACCCGCAAGGATGTGAGGGAGGCGCTCGGGTGGATGAGAAAGGCCGCCCGACTGGGTGATGATGTTGCTGCCTTCAATCTCGGGTTGTTCTACGGCAAGGGGCAGGACGTCCGCCAGGACAGGCGGCTCGCCGAGCGCTGGTACCGGCGAGCCATGGACCTTGGATTTCCACCGGCCAAGGGGAATCTGGCCACGCTGCTCTACTTCGGCCGGAACAAGGAGAAATGGAAGGAGGCAGTGGTGCTCTGTCGAGCGCTTGCTCGGAACGGCGACATGGCCGCGCTCTGCACCGTGGCTGATGCCTACGAGCGGGGGCGCGGCGTCAGGAAGAATCTGGGGAAGGCGATCCAGTTGTACAAGAAGGCCGCTGCTGGGGGAGATGCCGAGGCGCAATCCATCCTGGGTTGGATGTGCATCAATGGCGTCGGGGGGGCTCGGGACGTCCTGGGTGCGATCCGCTGGTACCAGGAAGCCGCGAAACAAGGCCACGTCAGCGGCTTTTTCAGCCTGGGGCACATCTATGCGGAGGGCGATGGCGTGCCGAAGTCCAAAGCCCGAGCGGTCCGGTATTACAGGATGGCCGCGGCCGCGGGGCACCCACGGGCAGCAAACTGTCTGAAGGCACTTGGCGTCGAGATGTAA
- a CDS encoding phage baseplate assembly protein V, which translates to MSTYFGKYRGEVVNNIDPLMMGRVQVKVPTVLGDSQLGWAMPCMPCGGSGKGFFAVPAMGAKVWVEFERGDLNYPIVAGCFWGEGEAPASPALPTTQVWKTGAITVKLDDLPGAGGLSIEVSPPAVPMPLKATFSAAGIEIDHGGTAKVVLSPTGIELSFGASNIKLGPAGVNVNNGALEVI; encoded by the coding sequence ATGAGCACGTACTTCGGGAAGTACCGGGGCGAGGTCGTCAACAACATCGACCCCCTGATGATGGGGCGCGTGCAGGTGAAGGTGCCCACCGTGCTGGGCGACAGCCAGCTGGGCTGGGCCATGCCGTGCATGCCGTGTGGCGGCAGCGGCAAGGGCTTCTTCGCCGTGCCCGCGATGGGCGCGAAGGTCTGGGTGGAGTTCGAGCGGGGGGACCTCAACTACCCCATCGTCGCCGGCTGCTTCTGGGGCGAGGGCGAGGCACCGGCCTCGCCCGCCCTGCCCACCACCCAGGTGTGGAAGACAGGGGCCATCACCGTGAAGCTCGACGACCTGCCCGGCGCGGGCGGGCTGAGCATCGAAGTGAGTCCCCCGGCGGTGCCCATGCCGCTGAAGGCCACGTTCAGCGCCGCCGGCATCGAAATCGACCACGGGGGGACCGCGAAGGTGGTGCTCAGCCCCACCGGCATCGAGCTGTCGTTCGGCGCGTCCAACATCAAGCTCGGGCCCGCGGGCGTCAACGTCAACAACGGCGCGCTGGAGGTCATCTAG
- a CDS encoding putative baseplate assembly protein has translation MGARYVCKSEQRRRLVEAHATFNGIDFLEVLDEDASALGLERQRTLWVRCYKPLPQDIDADHVSISGGVRLKDVGVSLAFRMDQAPGDPRTTAAERAEYAKRQVLDELLGTHETEQTLVVRTTSSGDFSTYTLALLRGFLDTVPPDDFDGPLSRVDFTFKVECPSEFDCAPPKGSATPGRVDPPIDYLTRDYASFRRLLLDRLSEVAPQWKERNPADLGVTLVELMAYSADYLSYYQDAVATEAYLGTARKRTSVRRHARLLDYPMHDGGNARAWVTLQVSPGAEGWSLPGPTDVSPGAVFVTTVEGPRVLDAQHLQEAVNAGAEVFESLHPLTLHSGHGRILFHTWGEDRCCLPQGATAATLLNVPSEFDPAKRVLTPENFAPGRVLLLEEGRSPQTGRRVDADPSRRHAVRLTQVEFTRDPLLDVAVVEVAWGTDDALPFELCLWDVMVPPDSADEPEDPVGKLAPVSVARGNVVLVDHGRTLTEPLPVVPSEGRYRPRLSRGPLTQVSRGEGGRALDPTASAAAALRTPPEETLPALWLRETESGRAWIPRRTLLNSGRFSREFVAEVEDDGRARLRFGDNVLGERPGAGVPLTATYRIGNGSAGNVGAEAISHLHSTLGGDWRDAILSIRNPLPARGGVDPESVERVRIDAPESFRVQQRAVTEADYAEVAQRHPEVQRAVGSLRWTGSWHTMFVTVDRRGGFPVDADFAERLTAFLERFRLAGYDLRVDAPLFVPLDIAMTVCVSPGYLAANVKAALLEVFSTREQPGGLRGFFHPDNFTFGQPVYLSQLVATAMKVPGVAWVETEDAPGKPQRFRRWGQVPRDEWKNGLIEMERLEIARLDNDPSQPENGKLDFFMQGGL, from the coding sequence ATGGGCGCGCGCTATGTCTGCAAGAGCGAGCAGCGGCGCCGGTTGGTGGAGGCCCACGCCACCTTCAACGGCATCGACTTCCTGGAGGTGCTGGACGAGGACGCGTCGGCGCTCGGCCTGGAGCGTCAGCGGACGCTGTGGGTGCGCTGCTACAAGCCCCTGCCCCAGGACATCGACGCGGACCACGTCTCCATCTCCGGAGGCGTGCGGCTGAAGGACGTCGGCGTGTCCCTGGCCTTCCGCATGGACCAGGCGCCCGGCGACCCTCGCACCACCGCGGCCGAGCGGGCCGAGTACGCCAAGCGCCAGGTGCTCGATGAGCTGCTGGGCACCCATGAGACGGAGCAGACGCTGGTGGTGCGCACCACCTCGTCCGGCGACTTCTCCACGTACACGCTGGCCCTGCTGCGGGGCTTCCTGGACACGGTGCCTCCGGACGACTTCGACGGGCCCCTGTCCCGCGTGGACTTCACCTTCAAGGTGGAGTGTCCCAGCGAGTTCGACTGCGCGCCGCCGAAGGGCAGCGCGACGCCCGGGCGCGTGGACCCGCCCATCGACTACCTCACCCGGGACTACGCCAGCTTCCGGCGGCTGCTGCTGGACCGGCTGTCGGAGGTGGCGCCCCAGTGGAAGGAGCGCAACCCCGCGGACCTGGGCGTGACGCTGGTGGAGTTGATGGCCTATTCGGCCGACTACCTCAGCTACTACCAGGACGCGGTGGCCACCGAGGCGTACCTCGGCACCGCTCGCAAGCGCACCTCCGTGCGCCGCCACGCGCGACTGCTGGACTACCCCATGCACGACGGCGGCAACGCCCGGGCCTGGGTGACGTTGCAGGTGTCCCCCGGCGCCGAGGGCTGGTCGCTCCCCGGCCCCACGGACGTGTCTCCGGGGGCGGTGTTCGTCACCACCGTGGAGGGCCCCCGGGTGCTGGACGCGCAGCACCTCCAGGAAGCGGTGAACGCGGGCGCCGAGGTCTTCGAGTCCCTCCACCCCCTCACCCTGCACTCCGGGCACGGCCGCATCCTCTTCCATACCTGGGGAGAGGACCGCTGCTGCCTCCCCCAGGGCGCCACCGCCGCCACGCTGCTCAACGTCCCCTCCGAATTCGACCCGGCGAAGCGGGTGCTGACACCGGAGAACTTCGCGCCAGGGCGGGTCCTCCTCCTGGAGGAGGGGCGCAGTCCCCAGACGGGACGGAGGGTGGACGCGGATCCGTCGCGCCGCCATGCCGTGCGGCTGACGCAGGTGGAGTTCACCCGGGATCCGCTGCTGGACGTGGCCGTGGTGGAGGTCGCGTGGGGCACGGACGACGCGCTCCCCTTCGAGCTGTGCCTGTGGGACGTGATGGTGCCGCCGGACTCCGCCGATGAGCCGGAGGATCCCGTCGGCAAGCTCGCGCCGGTGAGCGTGGCGCGCGGCAACGTGGTGCTGGTGGACCATGGGCGGACCCTGACCGAGCCGTTGCCCGTCGTGCCCTCCGAGGGCCGCTACCGCCCCAGGCTCTCGCGCGGTCCGCTCACCCAGGTGTCGAGGGGAGAGGGAGGCCGCGCGCTGGACCCCACGGCGTCGGCGGCCGCCGCGCTGCGGACGCCCCCGGAGGAGACGCTGCCCGCGCTCTGGCTGCGAGAGACGGAGAGCGGGCGGGCGTGGATCCCCCGCCGCACGCTGCTCAACAGCGGCCGCTTCAGCCGCGAGTTCGTGGCGGAGGTGGAGGACGACGGCCGGGCCCGCCTGCGCTTCGGCGACAACGTGCTGGGAGAGCGCCCCGGCGCGGGCGTTCCGCTCACGGCCACCTATCGCATTGGCAATGGCAGCGCGGGCAACGTGGGCGCGGAGGCCATCTCCCACCTGCACTCCACCTTGGGGGGAGACTGGCGCGACGCCATCCTGAGCATCCGCAACCCCCTGCCGGCCCGGGGAGGAGTGGATCCCGAGTCCGTGGAGCGCGTTCGCATCGACGCGCCGGAGTCCTTCCGCGTCCAGCAGCGCGCGGTGACGGAGGCGGACTACGCCGAGGTCGCCCAGCGCCACCCTGAAGTGCAGCGCGCGGTGGGCAGCCTGCGGTGGACGGGCAGCTGGCACACCATGTTCGTCACCGTGGACCGGCGCGGCGGCTTCCCGGTGGACGCGGACTTCGCCGAGCGGCTGACCGCGTTCCTGGAGCGCTTCCGGCTCGCGGGCTACGACCTGCGCGTCGACGCGCCCCTCTTCGTCCCGCTGGACATCGCCATGACGGTCTGCGTGTCACCGGGCTACCTGGCCGCCAACGTGAAGGCCGCGCTGCTGGAGGTGTTCAGCACGCGCGAGCAACCCGGCGGGCTGCGCGGCTTCTTCCACCCGGACAACTTCACCTTCGGCCAGCCGGTGTACCTGAGCCAGCTGGTGGCCACGGCCATGAAGGTGCCGGGGGTGGCGTGGGTGGAGACGGAGGACGCGCCCGGCAAGCCGCAGCGCTTCCGGCGCTGGGGGCAGGTGCCGCGCGACGAGTGGAAGAACGGCCTCATCGAGATGGAGCGGCTGGAGATCGCCCGGCTCGACAACGACCCGAGCCAGCCCGAGAACGGGAAGCTCGACTTCTTCATGCAGGGGGGCCTGTGA